CGCGGTGGCGCTCATCCAGGCCACGTACGGCGAGGCCGCAGCCATCATCAACCCCGACGACGAACCTATCCACGGCCCCACCGTCAGTCCCCAGACCACCGACTGAAACGCCGACGCGGCCGAATACAGGTCAACGGCCACACTGTCCCACACCTCGGCGGCCACCAGTATCGAGCCCGAACCCGGACCTGTGTACATCCTCGCGGAGTTGATCTCCGGCGGTAACGCCCCGAAATCCATGCTTCTCGTCCTTATATCTGGTGTCGACTGGTCTTGACTCAGCCGGCCGCCGCCGCATTGGCGACTTCGGTGGCCGCATACGAGCCAGCGCTGGTGGTAAGGGTGCTTACAAACTGTTCATGAATCGCGGCAGCCCGAGCGCTCACGGTCTGAAACATCGCTGCGTGCGCGGCGAAGTGCGCTGCAGTCAGCGCCGACACCTCATCCGCGGCGGGTGGCACCACCCCAGTGGTCGGGGCGGCCGCAGCGGCCGCGCTGGCCACTGTGGTAGCGCCGATGCTCTGCAAGGTGCCGGCCGCCGCCGCCAACATCTCTGGTTGTGCCATCACGAAGGACACGCGTTTTCCTCCTCAAATGAGCCCGAGCATTCGCCGGGGAACGATCAGGGACTGTTAGCAGTCAAGCGATCTGGTCGCTTACGTCCTGTCACCGATTCGTCCACGGTGACGAACTGCAGCCAATAATGGCGCCTCCGCACGGGCGCCAATAGGTCAAAAAGTTTCAATCAGCCTGATTCGAAGTGCAATCTGCACCAATCGCTCCCGCCGGCGGGTAAAGATCCCCGATCGGCGTCGACCTGATGTGCAAAATGCACCCGGCGCACATTTCCGATGCCGTTCGACGCGACAACGACGACTAGCCGCGCTACTATGCCCGGTCGTCGGACGATTCCGCAAATTGCGCTGTGTCACAAGCTATTCGACGCGTTCGACACACCGCACATCTTCGCGATCGCGGGTCGCTCGGGACGCCCTACCGGAATCGACGTTGCCGAACGCAGAAAATACATGTCCTGTTTACCTGTTGGCCATTTTTTTGTTGTTTAGGTCGACCCAAGCCCCGATCTCGCACATGCCAGGGGCCGTGCGAAATGAACTCCTGCCCAAAAGTGCGAACGGGGAGTGCAAACTGCATCCGCCGGCCCTAAAATCGGCCCGTGGCATGGCAACAACCCTCGCCGCGAATTCGTGACCTGATCCGCGAGGGAGCACGCATCGCCCTCAATCCAACCCCAGAGTGGATCGAGGAACTTGACCGCGCCACCATTGCGGCCAACCCCGCCATCGCCAACGATCCGGTGCTCGCGAAGGTTGTCAAGACGGCCAACCGCGCCAACCTTGTGCACTGGGCCGCTGCCAACCTGCGCGACCCCGGCGCTCGGGTGCCCGCCAATCTGGGCACCGAGCCGCTGCGGATGGCCCGAGACCTGGTGCGCCGGGGACTGGACACGTTGGCGCTGGACATCTATCGAATCGGGCAGTACATCGCCTGGCGGCTCTGGATCGACATTGCGTTCGATCTCACCTCCGACCCTCAAGAGCTACGCGAGCTGCTCGACGCGTCCGCCCGCTCCGTCAACGACTTCGTCGAGGCCACGCTGGCCGGCATCGCCGCCCAAGTGCAGACGGAACACGACGAGCTGACCCGCGGCACCTACGCCGAACGCCTCGAAGTGGTAGGGCTCATTCTCGACGGTGCCCCGAT
The nucleotide sequence above comes from Mycobacterium decipiens. Encoded proteins:
- a CDS encoding PE family protein, whose product is MSFVMAQPEMLAAAAGTLQSIGATTVASAAAAAAPTTGVVPPAADEVSALTAAHFAAHAAMFQTVSARAAAIHEQFVSTLTTSAGSYAATEVANAAAAG